One Gammaproteobacteria bacterium CG11_big_fil_rev_8_21_14_0_20_46_22 DNA segment encodes these proteins:
- a CDS encoding sn-glycerol-3-phosphate ABC transporter permease UgpE has protein sequence MKSSRASQYATHALLIIGLLVLLLPIYFAFVASTHSVKALLTAPIPFWPGHHFLSNYATVLFHGVKTLGGEPVWHLLWNSFWMAFFIAAGKVVVSLLSAFALVYFRFPLRTLGFWLIFLTLMLPVQVRIVPTFQVVAQLGMLNHFSGLCLPLIASATATFLFRQFFMTMPRELCEAAKMDGAGPMRFFWDIVLPLSKTNIAALFVIMFVYGWNQYLWPLIATSSANMSTVVMGIQKLALAADQVPSWDLIMATAILALIVPVCVMLIMQRWFVKGLVDTEK, from the coding sequence ATGAAAAGCTCTCGCGCCAGTCAATACGCCACACATGCTTTACTCATTATCGGCTTGTTGGTTTTATTGCTGCCAATTTATTTTGCCTTTGTGGCTTCCACACATTCAGTGAAAGCCTTGCTCACTGCACCCATTCCTTTTTGGCCCGGGCATCATTTTTTATCAAATTACGCGACTGTGCTGTTTCATGGCGTGAAAACCCTGGGTGGCGAGCCTGTGTGGCATTTATTGTGGAACAGTTTTTGGATGGCATTTTTTATTGCAGCCGGTAAGGTAGTCGTTTCGCTGCTTTCAGCGTTTGCTTTGGTGTATTTTCGTTTTCCCTTGCGCACCTTAGGCTTTTGGTTGATTTTTCTCACGCTGATGTTACCGGTGCAAGTGCGAATCGTGCCCACCTTTCAGGTCGTCGCGCAGTTGGGTATGTTGAATCATTTTTCGGGTTTGTGTTTGCCGTTAATTGCTTCGGCCACGGCCACATTTTTATTCCGACAGTTTTTTATGACCATGCCGCGAGAGCTTTGTGAAGCGGCGAAAATGGATGGGGCAGGGCCTATGCGATTTTTTTGGGACATTGTATTGCCGCTGTCTAAAACGAATATTGCAGCACTGTTTGTGATTATGTTTGTTTATGGTTGGAATCAATACCTCTGGCCATTGATCGCGACCAGCAGTGCCAACATGAGTACGGTAGTGATGGGCATTCAAAAGCTCGCTTTAGCGGCTGATCAAGTGCCTAGCTGGGATTTGATCATGGCCACAGCGATTTTGGCATTGATCGTACCGGTGTGCGTGATGCTGATTATGCAGCGTTGGTTTGTGAAAGGTTTGGTGGATACGGAAAAATAA